One window of the Cryptomeria japonica chromosome 7, Sugi_1.0, whole genome shotgun sequence genome contains the following:
- the LOC131040289 gene encoding microtubule-destabilizing protein 60 — MASENLDPNVIKKKGRVEKLVRVFENMKVPSEPTRAFRAPNALPFVPSRRRFVSNGKVGNGNVKSGGGGGGGGGGGGGGGQENKHDKVERWTMAMSMSCDHRPLAERQPNTNTNTNILSLSSSSSSSDFFDSEQSQHKNEGDHSDEMQSSQSSGPSDYSFGGRRKCRKGFNSEKGSLSPLWDWKWKKEVKVTSAQPFRLRTEQRGQIKEQQFMKKIQQILDEENKYRVPRAQGLPWTTDEPQVLPKPHVKEQTKPLDVKLHSSIRAIERVQFDLLMKEKLHFLQQQKLEEERLQKFLEEEEIKSLRKKMIPRAQLMPFFDHPFIPKKSTKSPTIPKEPKFRNTQNTKCSTQNYISHGKLTRSCLL, encoded by the exons ATGGCTTCGGAGAATTTGGATCCCAATGTGATAAAGAAAAAGGGTAGAGTTGAGAAATTGGTAAGAGTGTTTGAGAATATGAAGGTTCCTTCAGAGCCCACCAGGGCCTTTAGAGCCCCAAATGCATTGCCATTTGTTCCAAGTAGGAGGAGGTTTGTCAGTAATGGGAAAGTTGGTAATGGTAATGTTAAatctggtggaggaggaggaggaggaggaggaggaggaggaggaggagggcagGAGAATAAGCATGATAAGGTTGAGAGATGGACAATGGCAATGTCAATGAGTTGTGATCATAGGCCATTGGCTGAGAGGCAACCTAACACTAACACAAACACTAATATTCTGTCTCTCagtagttcttcttcttcttctgattTTTTTGATTCAGAACAGTCCCAACACAAGAATGAGGGTGATCACAGTGATGAGATGCAGAGCTCTCAATCATCAGGGCCCAGTGATTACAG TTTTGGAGGCAGAAGAAAATGCAGGAAA GGTTTCAATTCAGAAAAAGGATCTCTGTCTCCACTGTGGGATTGGAAATGGAAGAAAGAAGTGAAAGTCACCTCTGCACAGCCTTTCAGGCTAAGAACAGAG CAAAGAGGTCAAATAAAAGAACAACAATTTATGAAAAAGATACAACAAATATTGGATGAAGAGAACAAGTATCGGGTACCTCGTGCACAAGGATTGCCATGGACAACAGATGAACCACAA GTGTTGCCGAAACCCCACGTGAAAGAGCAAACCAAACCATTAGACGTCAAACTTCATAGTTCGATTAGAGCAATTGAACGAGTTCAATTTGATCTTTTA ATGAAAGAAaaacttcattttcttcagcaacaaAAGTTAGAAGAAGAAAGACTTCAAAAG tttttggaagaagaagaaatcaagagcTTGAGGAAAAAAATGATCCCTCGTGCTCAACTCATGCCATTTTTTGACCATCCATTTATACCAAAAAA GTCCACAAAATCTCCAACAATTCCAAAAGAACCCAAATTTCGCAATACACAAAATACAAAATGTTCAACACAAAATTACATCTCACACGGAAAACTAACAAGAAGTTGCCTACTTTGA